GCTCTTCGCGCCTCCAACAGGCGGTCTTCGTGCCCTTTCGCTACCGCGCGTCACTTCCGGCGGTCGTCGCCGTCATGCTGGTGGCCCCTGCCGCCCCCGCCGCGGACGCCGTGCGCCACATCGCCTTCACCTACTCCGCCATGCTGGACTCCCTCCCCGCCGGAGTCGGCCCCGTCCATATCTTTCTCCCGATCGCGACGAACACTCCGCATCAGCAGGTTCTCTCCCGAGAGATCACCGCGTCCATTCCGGGCGAACTCCGCGAAGAACCCGGCTACGGAAACCTCTTCTGGCACGGAATGGTCGCGGAGTCAGACGGAGCGCCGATTACCGTGGACATCCGCTGCCTCGTCCGCAGAAGCGGCGTGTCCGCGTCGGCGGATGCCGCGCCGGAGGCGGACCGGGCCTCGCTTGCACGCTTTCTCGCGCCGAACGCGCTGGTCCCGGTCGGCGGGGAACTCATCGACCCCATTGCCGACACCATCGCACCCGGTGAAGACTCCCCGCGGAGAATCGCACGCGCGGTTTACGACTATGTCATCGACCACATGGTGTACTCAAAGGAGGGCGCCGGGTGGGGAGCCGGGAATACCTCCTGGGCCTGTGACGCACGCTACGGAAACTGCACCGACTTCCACGCGCTCTTCATTTCCCTCGCGCGGGCGCGGGGAATCCCGGCGCGGTTCGAGATCGGCTTTCCGATTCCCATGGACCGGTCCGCAGGCCGCGTCACGGGTTACCACTGCTGGGTGAACTTCCACCTTCCCGGCGCGGGCTGGATTCCCGCGGATGCCTCCGAAGCGCGCAAGCACCCCGGCCAGCGTGACTTCCTCTTCGGAAATCTCCGCCCGGACAGGATTCGCTTCTCCGTCGGCCGGGATCTGGAGCTTGGCAAGGGACACACCACGGGACCATTGAACTTCTTCATCTACCCGCATGTGGAAGTGGCCGGGAAGATCTACGAGGGCGTCACCACGCGGTTTGCGTTTGAGGAGCGACACGCGACCACCCCGTGAGCCCCGCGTTCCCCGGGAACCGCGCGCCGCACACTCCGCCCCGTTCTCCGGGAGCCGGGCGTGATGCGCGGCGCCGCACACTCCGCCCGCTACTGCACATACCCGAGCGCACGAAGCCTCTCCAGCGATTCCGGATCGAGCGCCACCGGCCGGTCTCCCGCGGGTTCCGCCGCGCCTCGCAAGGTGGTGAGCCACTCCACGGCCTGCCGGGCCATCTCCGCCGCACGCGCCGGTTCTTCCACCGCCAGATTCACCTGTTCGCCGGGATCCTCATCGGGGCGAATCAGCAGCGTGTCCGCCGGTCCATGCCCGGCGTAGTCGCGGACGATCACCTTGGCCCCGCCCGCGTACATCGCCACCTCTCCCCGAACCGCCTCATCCGCGAGCACTTCCGGCTTGAGCCGATCCTCCAGCCGAATCAGGTGCGCGAAGATCGGCCGGTCGTCTCCCTCGCGAAGAAGACTCCGCCCTTCGACGCCCGCGGGAAGTCTCGCGCCTGCCAGCTCCGCGAAGGTCGGGAGAATGTCGAGCGAGGTGACCCGATCCGTCCGAAGAACGCCGCCTTCCCCGCCGGGCAGGCGCACAAGAAGCGGCACGCGAAGCGTCTCGGCCCACAACCCGTTTCCGTGCCCCATCTTTCCGTGTTCGCGGAACTCCTCGCCATGGTCGGCCACGACCACCACACCCGCTCGATTCAGCACCCCCTGCGCTTCCAGTTCCGCGAGGATTCGCCCGAAGAAGTGGTCCGCCGCGCGGATGTCTCTCGCGTACCTCGCGAATGCGCGCGTTCCGCGAAGCGACGAATCGCCGCGGGTCATTCCCGGGATCGCCGCGAAGGGTGCGCGCGGACGATACGGCGCGTGTGGATCGTTCGGGTGGATGTAGAGAAAGAGCGGGGCGTCCGTCCGGTCCGCGATCCAGTCCCGGAAGGTCGTGTGGATGGCCTCGCTCGTGCCGCTGGGATCCGACCGTGTCCACCCCGATGGAATGCGTCCCCCCGGCGACACCGCGCGCCACCGATCGAAGAGCGCACCGGGTTCGAAGACCACATCGAAGCCCCGCTCCAGCCCGGCGGCGCGCCCCGCGTTCGGGTTGGTCACGAAGGCGACCGTGAAGTAGCCGCGCTCCCGGAGAACTTCGGCAAGGGTGGGAATGGACGCGGGGAGGGTCGCGTGTTCGTGCTGGACGCCGTGGGCCGGGCCGGATCGCGAGGTCAGAATGGACGCCGCTGCGGGACGCGTCCAACTGGAGGCGGAGATGCACTCGCGAAAGAGAACGGCCCGCCGGGAGAATGCCCCCAGCGCGGGAGAGGTTCGTCCGGGGTAGCCATACGGCTCCAGAAGATCGGAACGCAGCGTGTCGATCTCGTAGAGAACGAGAGGCGGGAGCGTTCCCGCACCGTGCGCAATGACCGGGGCGCCCCAGTAGACAAAGCCGTCGCCTTCGCCGGCGGTCACGACCAGCGCAATCTCCCGCCCGCCGAACTGAGCGAGGTCCGCGCCCGCCGCTTCCCACGCGCGGGGGCGTGCGGGGACCCCCTCGTGGAGGACGACCGCCGGTGCGCCCGGAAGGGCCGCCGTGATGCGAAGTCCGGGCGGAATCCGCCCTTCGTTCGCAACCAGGAATCGCAGTCGCCCCGACTCGGGCAGGCGAACCGAAAACGACGCGTCCATTCCGGCCGGAAACGCGACCGACGCGGCCTCGATGCCCCCGAAGGCGCGCCTGAGAGCGCCCCCGGTCCGCGAAGCCGCCAACTCTTCCCGGGTGACGATCCGGAGCGACTCGACCCGGAGCGCCCCGGAAGGGCCGTCCCATTCCGCCGAGAGGAGAACCCGGTCGATTTCGCCGTCCACATCCCATGCGGCGGGAACGGCAATGCGATAGACCTGCATCCGGCCCGCGGCGGCTCGAATGCGGGTGCCGTGGGATCGCGTCGCGCCGCCGGGGACGCTTCGCGAAAGCCCGGCCACGACCCGGCGCGCGTGCTCTCCGTCGGGGGGATCCCAGTACACGCCAAAGTACTCGCCGTCGGAGAGTTCCGCGCGTACTTCAATCTCAGCCACATCCCCCACTCGAAGGGCGCATCCACGAGGCCCGGCCAGAACAGCACCCTTTCGCCCTCCGCTCAGAACGATCGAGGAGTCGGCGGCGGACACTTCTCCGGCAACGGCGGACCAGCCTGCGGAGTCAGCCGGGAAGGTCCACGCAAGGCCCGTGCGAATCGACCCGGCGGCGCCTTCTGTACGCTCCGCAAGCGCGGCGGCGGCACGCTCCGCCAGATGGATGACGCCGGGTGCGGCGGGCGGCTCGTGAGGCGCGCGGGAGCAGGACGACGCGAGAATCGCGGAGGCGGTGATGAGAGACAGAGCCGATGACACCGCACAACGCACGGACCGCTCCTCGGAGAACAGGACGCGGCAGTGTAGCATCGGGGCGGGCGTTGCGTCAGTCCGCTTCCGCGACAGCCTTTGCCGCAACCCCGCGGCTGCGTCTTCCGCGGGCGGAGGCTCGGCTTCCGCGACGGCACCTCTATGCGGCAGATGGTGCTTGCGAGGACCCGACCTAGCAGTCGTCCGATGCAGCAGGGACGGACCCCAGCTTGCTGACCAGTTCCTCCGGGCGGTGGATCAGCACCGGCATGCACTGCGAGCAAACCCAGGCGGGGCTCCCGGAGAAGCGGATCGAGATGAGCGGGATGGCGGTCTCTGAGGTGCCGCAACTGAGGCAGGTGCAGGGGTCGGTCGGGGTCATGGGTGTCTCCTTGCTAATCAGAAAAGTGGCCCGGAAAGCCCGTCAGTCTGCCCGTTCCGGCGGCGAAAGTCCAGTTCGGTCGGGCGCTCCGTCAGTCGAGCTCCAGTCGCTCCGCGACATCCTCATACCCGGAGCACTCCGAGAAGATGTGTTCCAGATCCGCGCGAAGTTCCCGCGGCTTTCCCAGTGCCTCGCTGCAGAGGGCGCGCTCGTAACGGAGCGCCAGGAGGAGTTCCGGCGGACGGTCCTTCTTGCGGCGGAGCACCAGCGACAACAGCCGCCGCGCCGGGTCCGGCATTCCCAGAAGACGCAGTGCGCGCGCCTTGAAGAGCAGGAGATTCCCGTGAGCGGATGATTCGTTTTCGACGCCTTCCCCGAGTTCCACAACCCGACGCAGATTCACTCGGGACGGTTCCTCCGCATCCAGCAGGAGGTCCGCAATCGACAGGCGGATGATGACATCCTCCGGGGATTCCGCGCGAAGGTCCTCCAGTGCCTCGATCGCCTCGTCCATCCGGTCCAGCTCCTGATACGCCTCCGCAAGAGCCAGGAGGACACCCCGCCGACAGGGACGAATGAGCGCGCTCACCTCTTCCGTCACACCGATCTCAAGCGCCGCGTCCAGTCCGTACTTGCCGAGGTGGAAGCCGAGGTTCGACTCCCCTTCCAGCGCGCGGGCAAGAAGAGCGACCGCGTCTTCCCAGCGCCCCTCTTCCAGCGCCAGCGCTCCGGCAACATAGGCTCCGTCAGCCATCCCGGCGGCCCGTTCAAGATCATGACGCGCAGCCTCCCGATTCCCCAGAGCCAGCTCGCGCAGGCCGTTCACCAGCGCCGCCTCTTCGGGCGGTGCGGAGAGGTCGTCGAAGTGTTCCCGAATCTCCTGCTGCTCCGACTCCGAGGCGGTCGTCGGCTCCGGAGGAAGAGAAGGTGAGGTTGCGGAATCCGGGGCGCATGTGCGCTCACCCGCCCCGGCTCGCTTCTTCTTGCCCCGGCGCTTCTTCACCGTGTAGAAGAGCCCCGTTCCCGTCAGTCCGCCGGTAGCCCGGAGGCCGTGTGGCCCGAATGTCGCCTTCGCGGCCCTCGGCCCGACGGAGACCGACAGCTTCCCCTGCAGGATGCTCTTGCTGAGGTTCAGCGTGACACCGGGCGCAATCCGTATACGCCTCCAGAATCGAAATCCCACACGCACCTCCCATCGCGTCGCGGCATCGCGACAACAAACTACCGCCGAAACAGGGTACCCTCTCGGGCGGGTCTATGGTATTCGAATCGAGTGCCGTGCAACATCTCCCGGGAGGTTCTGGTGAATCCTGTTCGCATGGTCCTGCTCGACATCGACGGGACCCTCGCCGAGGGAATCGGCAGAGCGGCCTTTCCCGGGGCCGCGGAAGCGGTCCGCGCGCTCCTGGACCACTACCCGG
The DNA window shown above is from Gemmatimonadota bacterium and carries:
- a CDS encoding transglutaminase-like domain-containing protein; translated protein: SSRLQQAVFVPFRYRASLPAVVAVMLVAPAAPAADAVRHIAFTYSAMLDSLPAGVGPVHIFLPIATNTPHQQVLSREITASIPGELREEPGYGNLFWHGMVAESDGAPITVDIRCLVRRSGVSASADAAPEADRASLARFLAPNALVPVGGELIDPIADTIAPGEDSPRRIARAVYDYVIDHMVYSKEGAGWGAGNTSWACDARYGNCTDFHALFISLARARGIPARFEIGFPIPMDRSAGRVTGYHCWVNFHLPGAGWIPADASEARKHPGQRDFLFGNLRPDRIRFSVGRDLELGKGHTTGPLNFFIYPHVEVAGKIYEGVTTRFAFEERHATTP
- a CDS encoding sulfatase, translating into MLHCRVLFSEERSVRCAVSSALSLITASAILASSCSRAPHEPPAAPGVIHLAERAAAALAERTEGAAGSIRTGLAWTFPADSAGWSAVAGEVSAADSSIVLSGGRKGAVLAGPRGCALRVGDVAEIEVRAELSDGEYFGVYWDPPDGEHARRVVAGLSRSVPGGATRSHGTRIRAAAGRMQVYRIAVPAAWDVDGEIDRVLLSAEWDGPSGALRVESLRIVTREELAASRTGGALRRAFGGIEAASVAFPAGMDASFSVRLPESGRLRFLVANEGRIPPGLRITAALPGAPAVVLHEGVPARPRAWEAAGADLAQFGGREIALVVTAGEGDGFVYWGAPVIAHGAGTLPPLVLYEIDTLRSDLLEPYGYPGRTSPALGAFSRRAVLFRECISASSWTRPAAASILTSRSGPAHGVQHEHATLPASIPTLAEVLRERGYFTVAFVTNPNAGRAAGLERGFDVVFEPGALFDRWRAVSPGGRIPSGWTRSDPSGTSEAIHTTFRDWIADRTDAPLFLYIHPNDPHAPYRPRAPFAAIPGMTRGDSSLRGTRAFARYARDIRAADHFFGRILAELEAQGVLNRAGVVVVADHGEEFREHGKMGHGNGLWAETLRVPLLVRLPGGEGGVLRTDRVTSLDILPTFAELAGARLPAGVEGRSLLREGDDRPIFAHLIRLEDRLKPEVLADEAVRGEVAMYAGGAKVIVRDYAGHGPADTLLIRPDEDPGEQVNLAVEEPARAAEMARQAVEWLTTLRGAAEPAGDRPVALDPESLERLRALGYVQ
- a CDS encoding DUF4236 domain-containing protein, with product MGFRFWRRIRIAPGVTLNLSKSILQGKLSVSVGPRAAKATFGPHGLRATGGLTGTGLFYTVKKRRGKKKRAGAGERTCAPDSATSPSLPPEPTTASESEQQEIREHFDDLSAPPEEAALVNGLRELALGNREAARHDLERAAGMADGAYVAGALALEEGRWEDAVALLARALEGESNLGFHLGKYGLDAALEIGVTEEVSALIRPCRRGVLLALAEAYQELDRMDEAIEALEDLRAESPEDVIIRLSIADLLLDAEEPSRVNLRRVVELGEGVENESSAHGNLLLFKARALRLLGMPDPARRLLSLVLRRKKDRPPELLLALRYERALCSEALGKPRELRADLEHIFSECSGYEDVAERLELD